Genomic DNA from Phaeobacter porticola:
GGCTCCACCCCCAAAGCGCTGGCGCTTTATGGTGTGACCGAAGACGCCTATGGCAATGATGACGAGATGTTCGGCGAGATCCAGAAAATGCGCGCCCGCATCATCACTGCGCCCGATTTCAACAGCGACAAGATCCTTGGCGCGATCCTGTTTGAAAAAACCATGGATGCGGCGATCGACGGCACGCCTGTCCCTGCCTACCTGTGGGACAACTGCGGCGTTGTGCCCTTCCTCAAGGTGGACAAGGGTCTCGCGGACGAGGCCGACGACGCCCAGACCATGAAACCGATGCCTGATCTCGATGCGCTGCTGTCGCGCGCCGTTCAGGCCGGGATCTTTGGCACCAAAATGCGTTCGGTCATCAAAGGCGCCAATGCCACCGGTATCAACAATGTTGTCAGCCAGCAGTTCATCGTTGGCCGCCAGATTGCCGCCGCCGACCTGTTGCCGATCATCGAGCCGGAGGTGGACATCAATTCCGCCACCAAAGCCGAAGCCGAAGCGCTGCTGAAAGACGCGATTCTGGCCGAGCTGAACGCCCTGCCCGCAGACACCAAAGTGGCGCTAAAGCTGACCATCCCGACCGAGGCCGGTCTTTA
This window encodes:
- a CDS encoding fructose bisphosphate aldolase, with the protein product MAQETSTQTAQLDRIANGKGFIAALDQSGGSTPKALALYGVTEDAYGNDDEMFGEIQKMRARIITAPDFNSDKILGAILFEKTMDAAIDGTPVPAYLWDNCGVVPFLKVDKGLADEADDAQTMKPMPDLDALLSRAVQAGIFGTKMRSVIKGANATGINNVVSQQFIVGRQIAAADLLPIIEPEVDINSATKAEAEALLKDAILAELNALPADTKVALKLTIPTEAGLYDDLAAHANVVRVVALSGGYTTDDACEKLAKNSTMIASFSRALTEGLNVAMSDDDYNGALGSNIDKIYRASIQGALSKT